Below is a genomic region from Medicago truncatula cultivar Jemalong A17 chromosome 3, MtrunA17r5.0-ANR, whole genome shotgun sequence.
gAAAAGCTTAGGACCTTCGTATGGGGGCCAATTCTCTTGTGGTGGACTACTTTAAATGCTTCGTTGTAGATCGCGTAAACATTCTCGTTTTTTAACACGTCTTGAATAAGGGTTGTGTAGTCATAGTGAAAAGAAGAACACACAACTATGACATGGGAACAAGGAAAATGCAAGGCTTGATATTTCCCACAATCACACCACCTCGCTTGTAGATTAACCTTGAAAGTTTCCATTGGCCTTCCCTGCCTGTAGTTGACAATCTCACGAATAGAGAAGGTATACATATGCCGGTCAAACTGTTCGACATGATGGGTGTTGGACTTTACAATGTCATCCTTACGCACGTTCTGGCAATATTCACTGAACACGTCTTCATAACCTACCCTTGCAAACGCACCTTGAGCCCTTTGGCAAAAAACATGCCAACCTATAGTAGGTGGATTGGATTATAGGTGGAACAGGTAGGTTGCATGTTCCCTTAAACACAGAGTTCTACGACTCAACGATGTTACTTGTCATTTGGCCCCATCCACGACCCTCGTCATATGCTTGAGTCCATTTTTCCTTCGGTAATTGTCCACCCAATCTAATGCACGCTGATTTGCTTTGTAACAccccaatttttaatattattttattaatatacttcttagataatattattgttgattgtttgacattattatttttttattatttttatttgaattaaatCCGTTTTAACATGTTTGGGTGAGGTTGTTTAGTTAATTGGGATAGAGCCATTGGATTAATAAGGGTAGTATATATAAACTAGAGCTTTAATTAATGGTAATaggttaattaaaaaaaaaaagtgagagaaaataatatttagaaagaaaatagagttttttcTAGAGAGAATAAGAAATTAGAGTGCAAACGGGGGGATTAGTAAAATTGGGTAGAAAAGAGGTGTAGTTAGCAAGATGAGTAGTACTTTAATGATTTAAGTAGAGGGGAGTATGAATAACAAGACGGTGTAGTTACAGAAATAATAGTAACAAATTCGATAGGTgtagataataatttgaaaagattagtaacaaacataTAGTAATCTAAACAGATTGGTAACAAACTCAATTAGAGTTATAAATAGAGAAAAGAATTAGAGAAGAAACAAAACGGCAAAAGAAAAACTAGGGTTATGGAGAGAATAGGCAAAGAGGAATAGCGAGAAGAACCTAGAGAGAGATTTCACCGTAGGAATTTATCACTTTTGCAAACTAGAGGTAAGGGGGAGTTTTATTCATCATAAGGGTTGTGTACTTATGTGGGTAGTGAAGGTTGTTAATTTTCAATGTTTTCTTATTCCTTTGATGAATCTATGATTAAATTTGTGTTCTCTTATGTTGCTATATGTTTGATTTGTAGtctatgattattattttaataagggGACATATATGATATGTGGTAGATAATGAtttggttgttttgtttttaatcggTCATGAATAGTTCGTGTCATATCTGTTAGTATTTGCCAATTCAAAATTGTCTTGAATTAAATAGCCTTATGACTTCAAAGTTTAAGTATGTGCTAATTTCTAATTTtgcctattttaaaatttgagtaCTAATATTCTTGAATCTTTTTGGAGTACACGTTTGGAGGTGCTACCGCTAACCGAAATATcttgctatattttttttgaagaaatatatcTTACCATAGTTGATTTCTTCTtggttaaatattttgtttattcgCTGTTATTACTATAAAGTTAATCTGTGTCTAGTTTTTCTTCAATCTTACATGATGTGTAACTGTGTTTAGACATTGATGTGATGCTTTTTGCTGGATAGCATAGTTTGCTTGCTTGgcttattaaataaaaatagttatttgCGATGAAGTATACGATGATAGgtaattgatatattattttacGATGTCTAACTAGATGTGatatttaatgatgtgtaatcgATGTGCTATTTGATGATGTGTGATTTAAAAATGTGCTAGTTAAAGATGTGTGATTCAAAGATGTGTTATATAAAGATGTCTTATTTGAAGATGTGTgatttaaaaatgtgtttatataaAGATGTATTATATAAAGATGTGATATTTGACGATGATGCTATTTAAAGATGTGTGTTTGTCAAGTCATTTAAAGAGTGCATTCGTTGAGTCATTACTTggtgttcatgcattcatggtCGGTCCGATTTAAAGATGGGGGATAAATCAGTAACATAACTCTGATATCCAAAATcagtaccacatgcatatagagtcgagTTAGGGACATTGCTTTCATTGTCAAGTATATTTGAAGATGTGAtgaatttgattatatatttaaagAAGTGTAATTTGTgaattatttgatgatgtgtCATTTGACGATGTGTAATTGATGTGCTATTTGAAGATGTAGAATTAATAGAcgtgttatttaaaaaagtgtAACTATTTTAAGATGTGATATTTAATGATGTGCTTCTATATGATTATGTGTgattgatttgtatttttttaagtgGTTACTTGATATTCTTAAATGTTCTCGATGcttatatgttattataagatgttgGTTGATtcctatttgatttttattaaatgaaactttatatttaaatatgaatattgtcTTACTATGATGCATACATTTCTAAATGTAATTTTTGTGTTCTTTTATCTGGATCTATACATGTGATTATGCATCTCTTGTGTTGGATATATTCTCACCCTGTGGCGGATTGGGCGCCTGCACCCTTGTGGTGTAGATTTGTAGGAAGAAGATCTTAGTAACAGTGAGTCTCGGAGGATGGCGTTGGGGCCTTCTCCTTTTTGTCCATCGCTTTTTGGGAGTTTTATTGAATCGAAGCTCTGATCAGTAACACTAGGGACCGgggattctttttattttagactttattttaaaattcttttgAATTTAGTATTGGTGTTGAAACTGTGATGCAACATGTACTTTATAGTTTTTGAAACCTATTACATtgcaatgtttttaatttgaatgaagtacttttgaattttttttttttgaagatgtGTGACACCATTGtgtgtttctttattttaaatgcatttttattataaaaataaaatgtgggAATTAGGGTGTTACATGCTTCCTGGATTATACAACGGTAGTAGTCGAACATAGGTATGTTTAGGGCATATCTTGTATGTTAAagaaaaaagtagttaaatattATAGTTAATAATTAATCGAATTAAAAAAGATGTAAGATAGTATTTTTACCCATATTATTGACGATATCCTTAAGATCTCCATCCTTGATTGCCCTCATGAAATTTTGATTGATGTGTCTGATGCAGTACACATGAGTTGAACCAGTTTCTTGCCAACCATTTCGTGGGTCATTGAATGCGCTTTTAATTGATTCATGTCTATCGGAGACCATGCAGACAGAAAGTCCTTATGTGACATGCGTCCTAAGATTTTTCAGAAAAAACTTCATCCCTCCTTGGTCTCACCTTCGACTAGCGCATCTTATTCCCATCTTTTTGGAATCATTTTGTTATTCCCATCTTGTTCTACCGCAAGCAATAAGGTCCCTTTGTACTTGCCATACAACCATGTCCCGTAGACATGGACAACTGGTTTACAGTACTTGAACCCGTGGATACATGGAAAGAAGGCCCAAAATAGACGATGAAATTGTGTCTCTCCATTCTCTCCAACCCGCGTCTTCAAATCGAATACGGTTCCTGGATTTGTTTCCTTCATCACATTCAACCATTGCGGAAGAACATTATAAGATTCATCCCAATTCCTGTAAATAGATTCGATTGTCGCGTTCTTTGCCATCAACGCCTTTTTGTATGTGGTTGTGTAGTTGAACTTTTCTTGTATGTGCGCAATGATCAACTTTGGCTTAGTCGAAGCATCTGCATGAACAAGTGTTTTGATGTTATCGCTTATAAGTTTGTAGTTGAGCTTGCGATGATCTTGTGGTAATGAATTCGATGTGCAGTTGTGTTGACCAGAGATTGTCCCAATCATCCATTTGCCACTCCTTTTTCTGTAGGATGCTCTCAACTTGAATCCACATGTCTCCTGTGTACATTGAATGACATATCTTCTTGGATCTGAGTGTATAACATTGTAATCTACTAATTGTCGGATGTGGAAAGACTTGATGGCATACAGACAGTCTTCTTTGCTATGAAATGTCATTCCTTCCGCAATCGCTCCATCGAGCGGAACAATCATATTCCAGTGATCGTCCGTAGGTAGAGCATCAAATGCAGCAACATCAAGGTTACGCATATGCAGTGGGGGACAATAAGCTGTTCTGATCGGTACTGCCTCTTGTGTTGGTTGTGGTTGGGTGCCAGACAAAATGTTGCCCCACATGTCTTTGTCTTCGTCTTCATCTTCGTTTCTATTGTGGTGTTCGTCTTCTTCATCTGCATCATGTTGAAGTGACTCGTCTTCGTCACTTTCACTACTGTCTTCGTCTTCTTGAATGTTGTCTGGGATGTCTTCAAATTGATGAACGAAAAGATCCATCAATCGAGTTTGTGTTTGTGGATGTGTTTGTGGCGTGCTTGTGAAGACGAGGGTTCATTTTTTgggtgcagatttgttccaaattttaagcgatacttttactataaatatagaccttgtatcagagtaaacttggagatagagggggctgaaacaagggtttagaatggcaacaacaaaactagggtttgtatagagtttgtataaagtttgtctctttggaacaaacactagggtttgagggttgattcaccttgggaaacactattacgattgagtctcttggttacgggaagaggctgagACTTTCGGTAGAATTAGGCGgaagacttattcttgtaacccattgatatatttctcttttgtaaagttatttatcattatagtggaacgaaGGGCGCCTGCTCTCTCCCCCacactaggtcaatttggaccgaactgggtcaacaaattcttttgttttctctcttcttttctctctcgttgttttctacttttgacttgtgtttatAACTGTTCCATACACTTTATTTTGCCTGCTTGATTATCCcttactccacacatcaagtttgttattggtgtgtttttccatcgaattcacaacagctACAATGTTATTTAATCTAAATTAAATCTTGTCTGTATGAGACAATATTTCCACAAACTTAACAATTCCTCGCTATTATGCCTTTATCCTGCAACATGAAATgggattgaatatgtgaatgaTAATTAGGTCACTTAATAATACAAAGTCACTTAATAAGAATAGTATGTAGTAATCTAATCacagatttttttaatgacttgGTTGAAGGTATTAACCACCAAGTGTaaccaaataataaaaattgttctaACCTTGTATTATAACATaccattcattcataaaaacttcaACATAAATCAAGCACATACTTAAATATTCTCATAAATGTTGCAGATTCATAGTTATCAATTTGGAGGCCTCAAAGGATTCAATAACAATCTCCGATTATTGGAAAGAATTTGTGACAGTAAATGGCTTTGTAGTAGGAGATATTCTCAAATTCTCTTTCTGAGACATTCAACTTTGTCATTGGATCCACAAAATCAATGAAGTTTAATATGTTCTATGTTCTTATGTTGTTATCAACGtatttttgtaatgtttttctttctagTATGTACTGCATTAAGTACTCTAATTGAACCTTTTATTTGTTAGgttattttctttctaatcTGCACTATATTAAGTACTTGGAAGGAACCTTTATTTCTTATGTATTTAGTAATGACCATGAtctataaattcatttattatGCCTATacctatacttttttttttttgagagaacctATACCTATACTTAAATATTTGGTTAGTTTATTTCATGGATAGATTCCACATAAGCACAAGATAGAAACgacttatataaaaatatatctgGTCTTTGCAGTAAGTTAGtatcaaataaaatatgcaTATCTAAATTCTTTTCCACTACaatcaatgacataaaagtttaactattttaatttgagctaaaatatatttttggtccctgcaaatatag
It encodes:
- the LOC112420117 gene encoding uncharacterized protein, which gives rise to MDLFVHQFEDIPDNIQEDEDSSESDEDESLQHDADEEDEHHNRNEDEDEDKDMWGNILSGTQPQPTQEAVPIRTAYCPPLHMRNLDVAAFDALPTDDHWNMIVPLDGAIAEGMTFHSKEDCLYAIKSFHIRQLVDYNVIHSDPRRYVIQCTQETCGFKLRASYRKRSGKWMIGTISGQHNCTSNSLPQDHRKLNYKLISDNIKTLVHADASTKPKLIIAHIQEKFNYTTTYKKALMAKNATIESIYRNWDESYNVLPQWLNVMKETNPGTVFDLKTRVGENGETQFHRLFWAFFPCIHGFKYCKPVVHVYGTWLYGKYKGTLLLAVEQDGNNKMIPKRWE